The following are from one region of the Dreissena polymorpha isolate Duluth1 chromosome 2, UMN_Dpol_1.0, whole genome shotgun sequence genome:
- the LOC127869866 gene encoding phospholipase A and acyltransferase 1-like encodes MKANPGHVFGICGQIFDKANVRVEDFWDVAGDSKAYRNNSLDGSYSLSPPENILERAMAKIGEIGYNIIWKNCEHFEKFCRYGKEKSEQVEGVVWSLVAYWVGGFILLRMFLYKK; translated from the exons ATGAAGGCCAACCCTGGCCATGTCTTCGGTATCTGCGGTCAGATATTCGACAAAGCTAACGTCCGCGTCGAGGATTTCTGGGACGTTGCCGGTGATTCGAAGGCTTACAGGAACAACTCGCTTGACGGTTCTTACAG CCTGTCACCTCCTGAAAACATATTAGAAAGAGCCATGGCTAAGATTGGGGAGATTGGCTACAACATAATTTGGAAAAATTGTGAACATTTCGAAAAGTTCTGTAGATACGGGAAGGAAAAGAGCGAACAG GTGGAGGGTGTAGTCTGGTCGTTGGTTGCGTACTGGGTTGGTGGCTTCATTCTGTTGCGGATGTTTCTGTACAAGAAGTag